The window ttatcaacttatgctttcaaaatgatttatagatcgacatcaaatcaatcttctcttgaaattatatttatgcttcaaaatgttttatgaaaacttatttatgctttatatatacaattgcatgcccatatatgtatagatatataaataatgttcaaaaggcttaggaatgccatccgccctatttccttttcctcgatttggatgtggtctggtgggatttcgggtgaccatccgaaggtcatttccatattacttatatatcctatatacatgtatagacataaaagtacttccatattcataatcatcagtacatcattagctggttaccatcggggtaacgcaggatcatacatatacagatatactagaaacaatacatatacagatatactagaaacaatacatacatatatatatatatatatatatatatatatatatatatatatatatatatatatatatatatatactagaaacaatacatatacagatatactagaaacaatacatatacagatatactagaaacaatacatatacagatatacgagaaacaatacatatacaggtatacgagaaacaatacatatacataaatacgtaataattgtgatccactgtatcgggcatgccttaaatgtcatggcccgagttgtagccagaattctcttggagggagagcgtgagtttgcgtatagatctatactggattgactatcctacaccttgctgctagctacagccggacctgcaggtctgcgggtgccaaacgtcatttcttttattacgaccattcattatgtcgttgttaccagtcgatagcatggtgcaatttatcacattatgccttaatataaatccggtttaaggtagtagtatttagtacagtagtagtcttattatacaaagctacagtactacaatgatttacccattacatattttagtgataatctcacttaagcattagtgtacaaactatatttttaacaaataatagttatacttgggtaattacacacttttacaacagacaagtttacaaaacagtttagccttggtagaaggttacttttatagaaaatataggattttctaagagattcaaacttttacaaacactttcaaacatttgcttacatttttacgaACTTATACAtcgagacaggttcaaacgtttttacaagaaacattgacactaaaatacttatgaactcaccagctttatgctgataaactctttcaaaataacttgtattcttaggtcatcagtagacaggtaccgaggccagcttttgagaagatggggtgcattcaagactcatctcatattattttgtgtttcattatttttggtgtctataactgtacagaacacacttgtattaaaattatatatttaatgcaatggatgatgttgtttgcttatttacatttactgtgttgtgatactatacgtgacgtcctccgccccagaacgtttccgccgttcttggttttggggtgtgacatcgcgggcagagcttcggctcgggaattgcacttcacgggatctcgggagcgtaaaactttcttcctaacttggatatgagatctggggtgtcgggatggcttcgggggtttacacgtagagcttcggcacaaaaacgaggagaaatgagcaaataagcccggaaccctcgcatcctatttataagaggctgaagcctcggagtacgcggggcgtactgccttacgtggggcgtaaggctccgaaatcgtcattgcttacgtatctgaagaactcgagtgtgaggcgtgtcatgcttcgctgtacgcggggcgtacttcggatgagtccgatgactcgtcttcggataaggccgggatttaataattaaatttaattattaattcattaataaacttcaaaaaatttatatcttcttcatacgaactccgttttcgacgttctttatatccacgcgtaggtgagactacgctcaacgactttcatttagactccgtcggctaattttgacttttatttttattatttatttttaataggtcgggacagaaaatttcgttataaattcataacttcttcgtccgacgtccgttcttgcctaacttttcgtcgtttcactactaacaacgagatcttcgattctcgtttagatcactaaggctatatatcactctaacgtgaattcactttttacgtcattcagcgttgtgccggttctgtcgcgaaacttcaaccagtcataacttcttcgttataactcggattttggcgttctttatatgcacggaaaccttgtaacatatactacaacttatttaggattattcatcctaaacaatcatctatcaaaaagtcatttttgacgcttattgtctctaaattgactagccctgatctacgggcgttacagttatctcccccttaggatgattacgtcccggaatcatcaacgaaataggacttgcataatgattccatatgttatttattcatcctaggtaataaccgtaacttctatgtttcctcgaaagagtatttaactctacggATTTCTTGATCGCAGAAGATGCccaaatcttgcatctgcttatcgtactatgttgtactttcaatcgtaacgtTCAAGTTACTAAATAAGTCctcattgtggactccttcttcttctcaagataaatactttcctttatctattgtaacaaaccgatgggtcatgctctattgacctctcatcgcatgatgcgacgcttagactcggtccttaataaggttaaatttcggaatggaatataccttccttcatattctaatgtgatttaatcacattttagcatgtagcatttctacctgcaaacatcttttaacaacgagcgcgacactatcaatcgcattaacttcaaccttctgacttaagtcagatgttacatctaacttggtcctctataCTACGTAACATACTTCTcatagtcgaactcaaatttaaacatgaccactaggttcagaacaagaaccatcttactagtcattaccgaaacaatggtaatgacataccagaataaaatggaatcaatcactagcttcttggtaaccttgtgactttccctgatccaagtgcgagtcctgtgcttccggtagtatatgcatctactacctttcacacctactcatactcgtcccaagtattgtcccgcaatcgaccaagtcaccatacaagaaaatcaaacaatcattcaacacatcagttagcaaaactagggtttatattaattccttgaaatgattacacaaaagttcaagttcaccctatactatgcctctaataggctacaccacatgttacttttcatatcgctactttataacttgatcttttgatataaaatcctcattcctgattccttgcattgccatctgcttcatcaaggatcatttgaaatgctcttgcctttagctttggcggcgcctctagccttgctgcttgatttttccttgggcagtcttgcttgaagtgcccctcttctttacattcataacacacctttttgttgaaaatacattcatcggcgtggtgcccatgctttccacacttgaaacatgtcacctccacgccacattttcctgagtgcttctttttgcacttatcgcaccaccttgcctcatcccttcctcctcctccataattcgagaattttcttttctcattagaacctgaagttccttctaactttctcttctcgtcaacttcaaccttactgtcagtcctccccttgatcatattctcaacagacttggcagcccaaatagctgcctctaaagtaggtgcctgacgcactggcaccgcatactcccaagggagtccctttgcgtatcggtcgacttttgtcagttcgtctgggacgatgcgcaaagcaaactccatcttgtctgtgaaggcattagtgtattcatccactgacatgctgcctttcttcaatatcagaaatttgttctccaactctagtaggttttgggccgagcagaacttgcgcttgaattgcaccaaaaactctgcccatgtcagttgtagtggctcattagggcttaggatcttccctagagtgttccgccatcgaacggctccacctcggaactgacgcactgcatagatagtctgcaacttgcctctgcaaccacaagtcatgaaggctaactccatttctgagatccaatcaataactccaatcggatcctcctttccattgaaggtcgatggtttgcaagttagaaaatccttgtacttgcatcccattccatcattccttccatcatggttgtgctgcctaactatcggtgggttggcttgaccaacagacccactgaagtttccaccttccgagtgcccttcatttaattcaggctcttccacacgaagtgacagttcttcacgattctgttgaagcaaccgtctagtttcatccatctgacgatccaacatcgtccgaatcatcaattgcacaccagccatggttattggctcaggtgttgctactacgacaggtatttgctcaattacTGGTGGTtaattcctgttttcatcagcatttccaactccacttcttgttctcaccatttttgatctatacaccgaatagggtgaaattagatcctcattcatgatggatattcaaatcatccttatcaccccgaaacatttacatgctagttctaatatcgtagccatacgcttagaatcctaaacacataaggtttccagatccggtcggcaacagaccatagatccgaacaaacaatagcatcaatttagctatcacacaaaacaattagcacataaaagcattttaggcatcattcctaaaataaactagtgcttgtgtcaatttaggtgcaCTACCTAACATTTTTTTAGACACACTcttcacaatcattacttaggattctaagtttaagtctagaaatttcctacaaattcctagttcgcttaaactaatgctctgataccaactatgacatccccaatttcacggccagaaaagaccgatttgtttatgctttgttttataaatcagagtgatcgtttaaagaaaacggttgcggaatttattcccaaaacaagatatgataataacttatcacaacatttctcaaagagaatgtattttcatttaataataaaacctcgggatgtcatgttccgatacagacatataagcataaacagaacttacatttaattacacaattgatttatatctcctttaaatctctctgtgaaatatgtcttcgtattaatacctgtgatacaaagaaaactgagtgggtcaggcttgggagcctggtgagcatatagggttttcaacccataataatataaatattatattcaaccatcaacaatcaactcaattactcatccctattatctttcttaggatattaccctaggaattcaactacctgCCATTcaatcattcctaaggattgacctaaggaattaacacaaaatctattgctacataaggcgcatctaccaacatcatcctttaagcgcctctgccaggattacgtcatacactatgaggcgcgattgccaggtttatgacattctcatttaggcgcatctgccgacattatctcataagcgcatctgccaagattatcctataagcgcatctgctattgttatgacaatctttatttggcgcatctaccgacattatcctataagcgcatctgccaggattactctataagcgcatctgctattgttatgacaatctctatttggtgcatctgcCAAGATCTCGACATTCACTACTttgtgcatctaccgatattattctcaagcgcatctgctagttttatgacattctttaattcgtgcatctaccaatatcattcttaatcatctttcacacctcatcattttatcacataccaactatctcatctacccatgttctacccaacatatttgtagatataaaatacatatatacagtttaactcatttaaaaactatataaaacattcattccatactcatctcaaataaacaacaatatataaacacatagcaagtattttataacaaatacttcatatttatgtgttagaagaaagtaaccacacactctcccaaacatatatttatataatacattcaaacaatacttgtattatacccgtgtttatgaaaggggcTATACACGCACACATATAATCAACTTTATATTATatacatagcatgtattttatagaaaacaattcaaatctatgagatagaataaagtgaatatccattcacgcatacaatcacaaaatatacacataacaagtatatcttataaaatacttcatagttactcgttagaagaaagtaactacaccctcacacatataaaccacaatttacttaatacactcaagccgtacttgtattattatcgtgtttatgaaaggtagtatacactcacttgatcagaagatgatcggacaacactacgacttgcagaagtagtattgatctggaagatctccacaaaaatcgaacttctcgcgggcagggcttcggctcgggaattgcacttcacgggatctcgggagcgtaaaacttccttcctaacttggatatgagatccggggtgtcgggatggcttcgggggttacacgcagagcttcggcacaaaaacgaggagaaatgagcaaataagcccggaaccctcgcatcctatttataggaggctgaagcctcggagtacgcggggcgtaaggctccgaaatcgtcattgcttacgtatccgaagaactcgagtgcgaggcgtgtcatgcttcgctgtacgcggggcgtacttcggatgagtccgatgactcgtcttcggatgagtccgatgactcgtcttcggatgagtccgatgactcgtcttcgaatgagtccgacgtccgttcttgcctaacttttcgtcgttttgctactaacaacgagatcttcgattctcatttagatcgctaaggctaaatatcactctaacgtgaattcactttttacgtcattcaacgttgtgctggttctgtcgcgaaacttctacaagtcataacttcttcgttataactcggattttggcgttctttatatgcacggaaaccttgtaacatatactacaacttagttaggattattcatcctaaacaatcatctatcaaaaagtcatttttgacgcttattgtctctaaattgactagccctgatctacgggcgttacatcatCCCAGATAATCAATGAGCTTTTTCTTACTAATCTGTCGAGTTCGCTATCAGGCGGTATCTTACAAACAGAATCCTCCGTAAGATTCAACGGAATTATAAACCGATAGTGTGTTGTCCTACCTCCAGGCAATAGTAACGATGCAATACCACTTGAAGCAACATTTAAAACTATATCACCATTACATCTAATTGCTGTAGATATTGTCTTCCAAAGAAAGGTTTTGCCCGTTCCACCATATCCatacacaaaacacacacatccTTTCTTATCGTTGACTGTAGTCATGATATCAAGAAAAATATTACGTTTCTCGTTTGTTAATGCATGAAACATACCATCAAACTCTTTCTTTAAAAGCGGTATGTCATAGTCTAGCTCCTCCGTGATAAGGCAGGAAGAAACTGTATCAGAATCAGGGTAAGACATTTGTTTATAATTTTTTAGACTGGTGTTGTTATGAAATAAAATTTGTTCGATCTCGAACAAAGTCATGTTTTTAAGGTGATCCTCATTGAGTGAAAAACCTGTAAAAAATGAACAATATGTCAAAAAGAATATAATATTAAACAGTTTAAtggtaataaaaaaaattgtaccCTGCATATTGAAAATATGTAATATCCATTTTTACAAATAAAGATAGAAAATTATAATACCTGGAGACTTTAATCTACGTTGTTGGTAGTAGAGAATATCATTAGACAAGTGTTGCCATGTATTTTCCCAAACAAACTCTGGTCTAAAGAAATGATTAGACATTAACATCGTAGCAAATAAGAAACACAGATAAAAACCAGTTCCTGAATGACTTGCTTCCTTAATTGCATCAACGTATTCTTTGTCATCATCCAAGAGGCCCAAAGCATAACATGCATCTCGAAAAGTAGGAAATTCTTCACCATTTACAATACgaatttcttcaaatgattttggaCATTTCACTTTATTTATAAAGAATCTGTAAGAAGTAGACTTCGCCAAGTTTAGGTGAAACATAGTGAATCCTTCCTATTGAACGTCCAATTTTCTTTGGTTTCCATAACCTATCATTAGGTTTCCAAACAAACTTTATAGGAAATTCAACATATGTAAGTTTTCGTGCatctttattaattttattacatTCTATCCAAGATGTGAACATAGAAGCAGCAACTGAAAGTTGTTCAAGAACATCGTCAATATCATCGTCTGCAGCATATATGACTTGTTGTTGATCATGAAGATGAAAAGGTAGTCGCATCAAAGAAGGATATTGGTAATGAACATCATATTTAAATAGTCGCCATGATGCTTCACATGCATATATGTATCTACAATCATAATAATCTTTTATTTCACCCATAACCTTTTCTTGATGAGAAGCAGTGTTGATCTCAACAACAATTGTAGCTCTATCTGGACctttgtttatatatttaaacAGATACTTTATGGAAGATCCCTGATTGCACCATTCAACATTAATGTGTGCCTGATATCTTTTTAACAGATATTTGTTATATGGAACAACATTTCTGTTGTCTAACTTAACCCCTGATTTTTCGACATAATAACCATTGTTTCTTCTCATATATAAGGGATAATCATTGACATCACCTAAAGAATGATTACAAAATTGCTTTGGAAATTTTTTGAACATTGCTTGTCAACCATGCATGGGCAATTCATATTTTCAACTCCACAAGGACCATGTATCATGAATTCACATACAAGTGAATACAACTCTGGATCTTCATTGATATTTGGAATCTCAGCGGAAATAATCGGATCAATATATTCAACAGTAGGCCGCTTGGAGTCAGCATGCATAAATAGACAAATCTGACTATGTGGCAAACCTCTTTTTTGAAATTCAATTGTATAGACCACTGCAAATTAATTTTACAAATAAGATATGATTTGTACTGGATGAAATATATTTGcaaataataaaaaatgttaaGAAACGAAAAAATCATTATAAAATTTTTTTGTACTAAACAACAACTTTGAATACCTGCTTGAACGatgccaaaaattttattttcccATATATCTTTAATAGAAGCACCAAGCTTTATTTTGAATTACCTACATAAGATATCAGGTCTATCTTCTAGATGCAGTGAAGtgttatgaagaaaccttttaaCTTTAGGCCATTTGGGATTACATGTAAAGGTTATGAAGAAATCAGGATATCCAAACCATTTACATAAGGTCATAGCGTCAAGGTAGTTTTGCATCAGATAACGTGCACCACCAATGAATGAAGAAGGTAAGATAACACGTTGTCTGACGTTGGATATATCTTTATTCCCGAGGTCTTGTTGATTACGTAAATTCTCATAAGACTCGCATATAAGAATTTGTTGTTTGCTCCTTATGAAATGTAATCTCTTGCTTTCGATCATAGTATAAGCATCTACCAAAAACTGTTGGAACAACCTTTTTCAATTAATAATTAGTGAAAAATATTGATCCCTGTCCTGTATTCTATAAGAAAAAATTCTCTCATTGTATAGTTGTACCGCTTGTTGTTGCTTGAAGGTGTAATACCTCGATGTGGTATGTCAACCCTGTAACCATCATCACCATATGGAAACAGTAGTGGATATTGAAGAGGAGGGTAGGATGGATGTAATTCACTAATACGCCGTAGAGAACCAGATGAAGTTTGAACAACAATATCTCTATTATCAATTGAATCACCAATATCTCCAACAATTAAAGAGGCAACCTTAGAAGAAGATGGTAGGTTCTATGTCCTTCCATCTTGGTCCCTTCTTCCAATAATTCTCAATTTGATATCAACATGAGGGTTTTCATGAAAACAATCTCTAACCATTCTATAAGACTAAACCAAGACATTATTTGAATCTAACATCAACTTCAAATTTTGTATAATATCATTATCAAGAACAGAAGAATTTGATGTAGATCGTTGATTTTCTCCACTACAAGTAAGatgaacatataaacataagATAAATAAAGAAATTAATGTTGATGAATAATATATCTATTAATGTGATAATTGTGAAAAGTGTACCCAAAACATGTTCGTCTATTTGCGATCTCATTATCAGTATCGTATATGTACAACTGAGAGAATTTTGGTTTAAATCCCTATTCCGGTAAAAGGCTTCCGATACTATGATAATTTTGACTGCTAAGTCAGAAAATGTATGGAGCATTTCCTCTATTGATTGAGGAATCAATCTTGCCACCCATTGACGTAAAAGAAAACATAGAATTGTAAGAACGGATGTTCTTCATGAACTGTTTGTTTTTAGAATCTCTAGATCTAAAAAAAATTTCATAACTTGGAGGTGCATTCTTTAACTCTGGTAGTTCAACTTTGCCATAAGCACAACGTAGAGAATAATTTTCATTCTCCTTTTTTTTTACATCTGACAGCTTCATCTTTCCATAATTTTGCAAAACATGTTTGACATACAACAATCTGATCACCATGATCCAAATAATTTGTCAATTAAGGTTGACAAAAAAAAGTTAATCATGTAACTTTTTATAATTGATAACGATTGAATGAACTAATGTAAATCTTATATTTGTAAATAAATTACCTTTTGATATACCTTgttatatgttttgattattttggcAATCGTTGTTGTCTTGATCAAATCTCAGACCAATTATTGGAATAGGAGATACATTTGCCTTTTTTTCAAACTTTTATGATTTGGGTTAGTTAGCATGACTGAAGATGATCTTGATGTTATTGTATATGATTTGTTTGATGTGTCACCGTTCGAAAATACATAGTATTGTCTAATATTTGGTAACAGTGATTGAAAACTGTTATTGGACATATCCATCACTAGGGAAAAAAGATTGAATATATGCATCGTTAAATATGAtagaataataatataatattatatattataaaatcaaATGGTAAAATAAATGAGTTACCATTGGAAATGTTAGATAACATAGTTCTAACATTTAAATGTGAAGGAGGAGTTTGTAGAATTGATTGTTTTGACATATTTGCACTTGATTTAGATGCagatatgtttttattttgatgtaCAACTCCTTTGAATTTACCTGAAAAAAGTAAATGTTTATGAAAAATGcataaatatttaataatttttttaatttcctTTAAATATGAATATTGATAAAGAGATGATATAAAAAACGATGAAGTAATAACttttactttatatttttaaaggAAATGTTAAAAGTTTAAAAGCAATCAAGTATGTTACCGTTTGAATTCAATATGATGTTTGGTAACGGTATTTGAAAACTGTTATTAGAAATATCCATGACTGGGAAAAGAAAATTGAAGGTATACATTATTAAATATGATACAATAACAATATATATTATACAGGCCCTATTCTGTTGATGATTaagggacgtaatcatcctaatggTAGACAATTGTAACACCCATAGATTCGGACTAGTCATAATagcattaaaaatgactttttgaataaaagattatttaggataaataaccaaagttatagtatatatgacaaggattccgtacatatagaGAACATTCAAATCTGACCTCGTAAGAacaagttgtgatttttctaacatGTCAGTGGAACAGTATACGGTTAGAAACCGAAATTGAAATTGGTCGGTTATTGGGAAAAACAAtttaaacgagagtcgaagatcttGTCAACACCTACCTATCAATATAAAGACAGTCAAGAACGGATAccatatgagagagttatgaatttttcaaagactttaatagtctaagcctgttaaaaatataactttaaaataaagtgactgagtctaaactaaagttgtataTCTCGTAGATAGCTACGTGTAGATATAAAACCAATAAAAACAGAGCTTTTAAGGAAAAGatttgaattttctaagaaaaaaGAAATCTTTGCGTGCAATCGGGCGCACAGACAGAGGGCGCGGTGCACCCTAACTCACCATCCAAATCATGACACATGGCACCACGCAGAAAAAGACATGTCAACACCTTTCGACTAGATACACAACGCGCAGCTGATCTGTGCGCGGCATGCCCCTGATTCAGCCTATACAAACCTACAAAATCTACTCATTTTCTCACTCACCTTCCACACGATTCTATTTGGATCTCTCTCCAACCTTTATCCCTTTACTCTCAAGCTTTAGATCGCATGACTCTCGACTTGATAGAGGATGGGCGAGGCTTTAGCACAGGTCGCTGTTGAGAATGTCTCAAAAGAGGGTCTGAGACTA of the Lactuca sativa cultivar Salinas chromosome 6, Lsat_Salinas_v11, whole genome shotgun sequence genome contains:
- the LOC111880927 gene encoding uncharacterized protein LOC111880927, producing MVIRLLYVKHVLQNYGKMKLSDVKKKENENYSLRCAYGKVELPDGENQRSTSNSSVLDNDIIQNLKLIDIVVQTSSGSLRRISELHPSYPPLQYPLLFPYGDDGYRVDIPHRGITPSSNNKRLFQQFLVDAYTMIESKRLHFIRSKQQILICESYENLRNQQDLGNKDISNVRQRVILPSSFIGGARYLMQNYLDAMTLCDVNDYPLYMRRNNGYYVEKSGVKLDNRNVVPYNKYLLKRYQAHINVEWCNQGSSIKYLFKYINKGPDRATIVVEINTASHQEKVMGEIKDYYDCRYIYACEASWRLFKYDVHYQYPSLMRLPFHLHDQQQVIYAADDDIDDVLEQLSVAASMFTSWIECNKINKDARKLTYVEFPIKFFINKVKCPKSFEEIRIVNGEEFPTFRDACYALGLLDDDKEYVDAIKEASHSGTGFYLCFLFATMLMSNHFFRPEFVWENTWQHLSNDILYYQQRRLKSPGFSLNEDHLKNMTLFEIEQILFHNNTSLKNYKQMSYPDSDTVSSCLITEELDYDIPLLKKEFDGMFHALTNEKRNIFLDIMTTVNDKKGCVCFVYGYGGTGKTFLWKTISTAIRCNGDIVLNVASSGIASLLLPGGRTTHYRFIIPLNLTEDSVSLDRALKDVCKFDKSSNSKIPFGGKAIVFGGDFRQILPVVQGGSRQNIVNAFLSSSYIWQQCKVHRLTINMRLTVGRDPSDIRKIHNFANWLLDIGEGKVGGSNDGEAIIYVPDDILINDPHDPIGSLIKFIYPSILEKFNVTSYFQERAILAPKNEVVQQINDRLLALFPGDEI